A genome region from Arachidicoccus soli includes the following:
- a CDS encoding alpha/beta fold hydrolase, producing the protein MYKSFFHQQTEVFYQKLGRGARTVMLIHGFPEDGSIFQYQCDFLKENYTVLVLDLPGSGKSSYNKELKSVEDFAELIRGVLQEEKIERCFLLGHSMGGYIALAFAEKYSKHLLGLGLIHSTGFADSDEKKDNRKRAIGFMEQYGGASFLKTMIPDLFGKAFKEAHQAVIDEMIEKGRNFETKALQQYYSIMLLRKERTYVLKEINVPVLFIAGEADKAIPLKDILQQVVMPDIAIIKILSKAAHMGFLEESSTVNDAIGQLVGFM; encoded by the coding sequence ATGTATAAGTCATTTTTTCATCAACAGACAGAAGTTTTCTATCAAAAATTAGGTAGAGGAGCCAGGACCGTAATGCTCATCCATGGCTTTCCAGAAGATGGAAGTATCTTTCAATATCAATGTGATTTTTTAAAAGAAAATTACACTGTTTTAGTCCTTGATTTACCGGGTTCCGGCAAATCTTCTTATAACAAAGAATTGAAATCTGTAGAAGACTTTGCAGAATTGATAAGAGGGGTTTTACAAGAAGAAAAAATAGAACGATGTTTCTTATTAGGGCATTCAATGGGTGGTTATATAGCTTTGGCTTTTGCAGAGAAATATTCAAAACATCTTTTAGGGCTGGGGTTAATACATTCTACTGGATTTGCCGATAGCGATGAGAAAAAAGACAACCGTAAACGTGCCATTGGATTTATGGAACAATATGGAGGTGCTTCGTTTTTAAAAACAATGATCCCTGATTTGTTTGGTAAAGCGTTTAAAGAAGCGCACCAGGCGGTAATAGATGAAATGATTGAAAAAGGTAGGAATTTTGAAACAAAGGCCTTACAACAATATTACTCCATAATGCTCTTAAGAAAAGAGAGAACTTACGTTTTGAAAGAAATAAATGTTCCGGTTTTATTCATTGCTGGAGAAGCGGATAAAGCTATTCCTTTAAAAGATATCCTGCAGCAAGTGGTAATGCCTGATATTGCCATTATTAAAATACTTTCTAAGGCAGCACATATGGGGTTTTTAGAAGAAAGCTCAACTGTCAACGATGCTATTGGGCAGTTGGTAGGATTCATGTAA
- a CDS encoding arylsulfatase, producing the protein MMRKICLMGVLFVSTYAQCWSQKNIASKKPNIILILADDMGFSDLNCYGGVKTQTPNINKLASEGIRFTQFYNNAWCSPTRASLLTGLYPQQVGMGQLANAKEGPTGPYQGYLSNNCVTLAEVLKLAGYNTLMSGKWHVGEAPSHWPIQRGFDHYFGLISGAANYFDITKTKIDTSISKQKLVRHMAIDGKPYFPPKKGFYMTQAITSHALQMLDDYGQKDKPFFLYLAYTAPHWPLQALPEDIARFKGAFNEGWDSLREERYLRQLRLGIIPDDRKLSPRDKEVPNWSSLSSKEQKEMAEKMAVYAAQIYRMDAGIGEVLQKLQSLRKEDNTIVIFMSDNGASAEGGIWGFDSRHNGLPAGGVDSYMSYGQSWANMSNTPFQYYKTWLHEGGISAPLIVKWPNVIAKKRDGSIIKQTPALSGHVIDIMPTLCEIAGASYPKFYRGKKILPLEGNSLLPIIKEDKKRDRLQPLYWALNGHKAMLMGNWKIVTAKMSAPWELYNIQNDRSELNNLAHKYPDKVKKMAAMWQTWANRVGVFKGQENLWQSKGGE; encoded by the coding sequence ATGATGAGAAAGATATGCTTGATGGGGGTTTTATTTGTGAGTACTTATGCTCAATGTTGGAGCCAAAAAAATATTGCTAGCAAAAAACCTAATATCATTTTAATACTAGCAGACGATATGGGATTTTCGGATCTGAATTGTTATGGGGGCGTAAAGACACAAACGCCTAATATCAATAAATTAGCCTCTGAAGGAATCCGGTTTACGCAGTTTTATAATAATGCCTGGTGCTCTCCTACCCGCGCTTCTCTGTTAACGGGTTTATATCCCCAACAGGTTGGAATGGGTCAATTGGCGAACGCCAAAGAAGGGCCTACCGGTCCTTACCAAGGTTATCTAAGTAACAATTGTGTAACATTAGCAGAAGTGCTAAAACTAGCTGGCTACAATACTCTTATGTCTGGTAAGTGGCATGTTGGAGAAGCGCCTTCCCATTGGCCTATACAAAGAGGTTTTGATCATTATTTTGGATTAATCAGCGGAGCTGCCAACTATTTCGACATTACCAAGACAAAGATTGATACGAGTATATCCAAACAGAAATTAGTACGTCACATGGCTATTGACGGCAAACCTTATTTTCCTCCAAAAAAGGGGTTTTATATGACGCAAGCCATAACAAGCCATGCCTTGCAGATGCTCGATGACTATGGCCAAAAAGATAAACCGTTTTTCTTATATCTGGCGTATACAGCACCGCATTGGCCTCTCCAGGCATTGCCTGAGGATATCGCAAGATTCAAGGGAGCTTTTAATGAAGGCTGGGACTCCTTAAGAGAAGAAAGATATCTTCGTCAGTTGAGATTAGGCATCATTCCAGATGATAGAAAATTATCACCTCGTGATAAAGAAGTCCCTAATTGGTCTTCGCTCTCTAGCAAAGAGCAGAAAGAAATGGCAGAAAAAATGGCCGTATATGCTGCCCAAATCTATCGTATGGATGCTGGCATTGGCGAGGTACTCCAAAAACTTCAATCCCTTCGTAAGGAGGATAATACCATTGTTATTTTTATGTCTGATAATGGTGCAAGTGCTGAAGGAGGTATATGGGGTTTTGATAGCAGACACAATGGATTACCTGCCGGTGGCGTAGATTCTTATATGAGCTATGGCCAATCCTGGGCCAATATGAGTAATACACCTTTTCAATATTATAAAACCTGGTTACACGAAGGCGGTATTTCCGCACCTTTAATTGTTAAGTGGCCAAATGTAATAGCTAAAAAAAGAGATGGAAGTATTATCAAACAGACGCCCGCTCTATCGGGTCATGTAATAGATATTATGCCTACCCTATGTGAAATTGCAGGTGCTTCTTATCCCAAATTTTACAGGGGTAAGAAGATATTACCATTAGAAGGAAATAGTCTTTTACCAATCATAAAAGAAGATAAAAAACGAGACAGACTTCAGCCGCTTTATTGGGCATTAAACGGTCATAAAGCAATGCTCATGGGGAACTGGAAAATAGTTACGGCAAAAATGAGTGCTCCTTGGGAACTGTATAATATTCAAAATGACAGAAGTGAACTGAATAACCTTGCTCATAAATATCCAGATAAGGTGAAAAAGATGGCAGCGATGTGGCAAACCTGGGCAAATAGGGTGGGTGTTTTTAAAGGACAGGAAAATCTATGGCAATCTAAGGGAGGGGAATAG